The Oceaniferula marina region GTTTTTCTGCGCCTTCTTTCTGAGCTTTCGATTTGAAGGCTTCCCATCGAGGAGCTGCAGCGGGTGTCCAGGTTTTTGGATTGGAACTCCAGCTGGCAAGTTGGCCTGCCTCACCCTGAATGGCGTGTGCTGCGAACCATTCTGGTGGTGCGTTCGCAGGGAAATCCGAGCATTTTATCCGGAGGGTTGCCGCTGCCCAGGCTTTTTTATTTTCTTGATAGAAAACAGCAACGACCATTGGGTTGGGATAAGATCTCCTGTAGTTCAGGTTGGTGTTACGCACGACGTACGTTTTCATCTTCCACGGTCCAGCTGTTGAATTGCCCACAAAAAAGCCGTTTTTTTCTGCGGCTTTTTTGTCGAGTTCAGCAATGAATTCTTTACCAGCCTTCGCAAATTGTTCTTTCTCGAAGTTATAGGCGGTTGGTGAGAAAGCCCGCTGGGATAGCTTAACAGATAGATTGATCTTCGATTTGGAGATGCTGGTAGAGCTCCAGTAGTATTGGAGGTGCCACGGATTGGAGACGTCTTTCCAGCCCGTCGGGGCTACTGGGTGGGGCTGCGAGGTGAGATCCGGTGATTTTACCTTTGCTTCCTCAGCGATACAAAAGAGGTTTGTGACTCCTAGCAAAAAGATAGCGACTAAAGCAATGTATAAAATGTTAGATTGCTGCTTTTTAAGTGGGACGTGCGAGTTCATGGTTTTAGGGTGGGATAACAGGTATAAAATCAAG contains the following coding sequences:
- a CDS encoding tetratricopeptide repeat protein, whose amino-acid sequence is MNSHVPLKKQQSNILYIALVAIFLLGVTNLFCIAEEAKVKSPDLTSQPHPVAPTGWKDVSNPWHLQYYWSSTSISKSKINLSVKLSQRAFSPTAYNFEKEQFAKAGKEFIAELDKKAAEKNGFFVGNSTAGPWKMKTYVVRNTNLNYRRSYPNPMVVAVFYQENKKAWAAATLRIKCSDFPANAPPEWFAAHAIQGEAGQLASWSSNPKTWTPAAAPRWEAFKSKAQKEGAEKLQRFEADLKKVSAAYEQGLTLYLEVLHLFLKSQGADVPLNASYFRNPNPILFMKWYHWPKEVQPPVMPSSPQAKTPDAPSEKTPVSKEPLFKDPESKKTAAKEPLFKEPEDKESAPKEPAVKQPPFEQLITQASDALDQENYDLALKASQQAVKAKPQDLKARWYMGLAFIGQKKYKEAYAVLDAVAKDHPDNTKLRAFADKIGKKIEP